In the genome of Telluria beijingensis, one region contains:
- a CDS encoding TonB-dependent receptor plug domain-containing protein → MHRRFACLFIVYSTCAQAQTQASAPPQQVVISGAQTDVEAGQDFVAGKIVIGQKKIADSGLQNTGELLRREPAISVDKSGRIGLLGLPGYTQVLVDGQPPAGDFMNIDLTRVERIEIAKTTFAATGPFGIAGTINIVLRKAQRKAASRLTGNARTEGGRKGMDLTWSSTAVSDGFSHTFTLSRWRRLSTAHSDYVQTSERPGTGVIREYEGEAHTPGLYESVSASSVLAWTLDANHTLTFSPSLARFNIDGDSQERRRWMSGLNSLANQIATHPTNNVHLPLQWNWRIDADSSLAVKLVASGTRADSRRRRDELWSPGGPRQRINNQDNSTRNYMLDLDYALETEDGHRITAGAKFARNESDGSYTDLVDGLPDTSLAVLGPDTSSHLTSARLFIQDEWRINRRWAVNLGASGERRRYQLVEGPARNRPRFDLWSPSAHVSHRVGGNRKRQLRASLARSYRAPFFDELLLRPTINPYAPCPAQGLCGANGIDLADSSGNPALRPERALGLNLSYAHGFGRDSEVSVELYARDISDKNAQEVALVDVPWASAPRYVIRQANLGQARVRGLDLEARLAGKDFSPTLAHLELSGSIGLADSTLSELPGPDNHIAGQSPWRAKLGGSYSLQSLPLTLGFDASYLPEDWVRSSGSQRVYESSRPTLNLNASWNVSKATVLRLNLDNLLPQRKSRIDEFQERDSIVRLSTWNANHARIVVRFETSL, encoded by the coding sequence ATGCACCGTCGCTTCGCCTGCCTGTTCATCGTCTACTCCACCTGCGCCCAAGCCCAGACCCAGGCAAGCGCGCCACCTCAGCAAGTCGTCATCAGCGGCGCCCAGACCGACGTCGAGGCGGGCCAGGATTTTGTCGCCGGCAAGATCGTCATCGGCCAGAAGAAGATCGCCGACAGCGGCCTGCAGAACACCGGCGAACTGCTGCGGCGCGAGCCCGCCATCAGCGTCGACAAGAGCGGCCGCATCGGCCTGCTCGGCCTGCCCGGCTACACCCAGGTGCTGGTCGACGGCCAGCCCCCGGCGGGCGACTTCATGAACATCGACCTCACGCGCGTCGAGCGCATCGAGATCGCCAAGACCACGTTTGCTGCCACCGGCCCGTTCGGGATCGCCGGCACCATCAACATCGTCCTGCGCAAGGCGCAGCGCAAGGCTGCGTCCAGATTGACCGGTAACGCGCGCACCGAAGGCGGCAGGAAGGGCATGGACCTGACCTGGTCGAGCACCGCCGTGAGCGATGGCTTCAGCCACACCTTCACGCTGTCGCGCTGGCGCAGGCTGTCCACCGCGCACAGTGACTATGTGCAGACCAGCGAACGGCCGGGCACGGGCGTGATTCGTGAGTACGAAGGCGAGGCACATACCCCCGGCCTGTACGAGTCGGTCAGTGCGAGCAGCGTGCTGGCCTGGACCCTGGATGCGAATCACACGCTCACCTTCAGCCCGAGTCTCGCGCGTTTCAATATCGACGGCGACAGCCAGGAACGACGGCGCTGGATGTCCGGCCTGAACTCTCTGGCAAACCAGATAGCTACCCACCCCACGAACAATGTGCACCTGCCCTTGCAGTGGAACTGGAGGATCGACGCCGACAGCAGCCTGGCCGTCAAGCTGGTCGCGAGCGGCACGCGCGCGGACAGCCGCCGGCGCAGGGACGAGCTGTGGTCGCCGGGTGGCCCGCGCCAGCGTATAAACAACCAGGACAACAGCACGCGCAACTACATGCTCGACCTTGATTACGCCCTCGAGACCGAGGATGGCCACAGGATTACCGCCGGCGCCAAGTTCGCGCGCAATGAAAGCGATGGCAGCTACACCGATCTGGTCGACGGCCTGCCAGACACCAGCCTGGCCGTGCTGGGGCCCGACACATCATCCCACCTGACCAGTGCGCGGCTGTTCATCCAGGACGAGTGGCGGATCAACCGGCGCTGGGCCGTCAACCTGGGCGCATCCGGCGAACGGCGCCGTTACCAGTTGGTCGAGGGCCCGGCCAGAAACCGACCGCGATTCGACCTGTGGTCGCCGTCGGCGCACGTTTCGCACCGCGTGGGCGGCAATCGCAAGCGGCAGCTCAGGGCCTCGCTGGCCCGCAGTTACCGCGCACCCTTCTTCGACGAACTGCTGCTGCGTCCCACGATCAATCCGTATGCGCCCTGCCCGGCCCAGGGGCTGTGCGGCGCCAACGGCATCGACCTGGCCGACAGCAGCGGCAACCCCGCCCTGCGGCCGGAACGCGCGCTCGGCCTGAACCTGTCGTATGCGCACGGATTCGGCCGCGACAGTGAAGTCAGCGTGGAACTCTACGCACGCGATATCAGCGACAAGAATGCCCAGGAAGTCGCGCTGGTGGACGTGCCCTGGGCCAGCGCGCCGCGCTACGTGATCCGCCAGGCCAACCTGGGCCAGGCGCGGGTGCGCGGCCTGGACCTGGAAGCACGCCTGGCGGGCAAGGATTTTTCGCCCACGCTGGCGCACCTGGAACTGAGCGGCAGCATTGGCCTGGCCGATTCGACCTTGAGCGAGCTGCCTGGCCCCGACAACCATATCGCCGGCCAATCGCCCTGGCGCGCCAAGCTCGGTGGCAGCTATTCGCTGCAATCGCTGCCTTTGACACTGGGCTTCGATGCCAGCTACCTGCCCGAGGACTGGGTGCGCAGCAGCGGCAGCCAGCGCGTGTATGAATCGAGCCGGCCCACGCTGAACCTGAATGCGAGCTGGAATGTCAGCAAGGCCACC
- a CDS encoding GntR family transcriptional regulator, giving the protein MAPQPSQLFSIVPGLTAPIYRQLVDQVRRLVAGGQLAPGDALPSVRDVALQLAVNPMTVSKAYGLLEHEGVLERRRGVGMLVADHPRGGSATGDRAALLRPTLERAAREARELELDPDTVLSLFQAILKESP; this is encoded by the coding sequence ATGGCTCCCCAACCATCTCAACTGTTCTCGATCGTGCCCGGTTTAACCGCGCCGATCTACCGGCAACTCGTCGACCAGGTGCGCCGGCTGGTGGCCGGCGGCCAGCTGGCGCCGGGCGACGCGCTGCCGTCGGTGCGCGACGTCGCGCTGCAGCTCGCCGTCAATCCGATGACCGTGTCCAAGGCCTATGGCCTGCTCGAGCACGAGGGCGTGCTGGAGCGCCGGCGCGGCGTCGGCATGCTGGTCGCCGACCATCCGCGCGGCGGCAGCGCTACGGGCGACCGCGCGGCATTGCTGCGCCCGACGCTGGAGCGGGCTGCACGCGAGGCGCGCGAACTCGAACTCGATCCCGATACCGTTTTGTCCCTTTTCCAAGCCATCCTGAAGGAATCCCCATGA
- a CDS encoding ABC transporter ATP-binding protein gives MTALPIQMRGVARRFDSKTVLDGLDWEVGPGQVVGLLGRNGAGKSTLMECLLGLREIDGGSIALFGESPAALSDATRARIGYVPQKSDLFDWMTPLQMLDYFKALYPRWNDAKVAALMDRWGIDLTMRNGPIRRLSGGEQQRLSIIRALAHDPELLVLDEPVSALDPAGRRDFLAELIEGVIERGTTVVFSTHILTDLERVALDVAFLKDGRIVLEGDLDDLLDGAAEHVPAGAHVPRSLEDLFIEVTR, from the coding sequence ATGACCGCACTCCCGATCCAGATGCGCGGCGTCGCCCGCCGCTTCGACAGCAAGACCGTACTCGACGGCCTCGACTGGGAGGTCGGGCCGGGCCAGGTGGTCGGCCTGCTGGGCCGCAACGGCGCCGGCAAGTCGACCCTGATGGAATGCCTGCTGGGCCTGCGCGAGATCGACGGCGGCAGCATCGCGCTGTTCGGCGAGTCGCCCGCCGCGCTGTCGGACGCAACCCGCGCCCGCATCGGCTACGTGCCGCAGAAATCCGACCTGTTCGACTGGATGACGCCGCTGCAGATGCTGGACTACTTCAAGGCCCTGTACCCGCGCTGGAACGATGCCAAGGTCGCCGCCCTGATGGACCGCTGGGGCATCGACCTGACCATGCGCAACGGGCCGATCCGGCGCCTGTCGGGCGGCGAGCAGCAGCGCCTGTCGATCATCCGCGCGCTGGCACATGACCCGGAACTGCTGGTGCTGGACGAACCGGTATCGGCGCTCGACCCGGCCGGCCGGCGCGACTTTTTGGCCGAGCTGATCGAGGGCGTCATCGAGCGCGGCACCACGGTGGTGTTCTCGACCCACATCCTCACCGACCTGGAGCGGGTTGCGCTGGACGTCGCCTTCCTGAAGGACGGCCGCATCGTGCTTGAAGGCGACCTGGACGACCTGCTGGACGGCGCCGCCGAGCACGTGCCGGCCGGCGCGCACGTGCCGCGCAGCCTGGAAGACCTGTTCATCGAGGTGACCCGATGA